In Canis lupus dingo isolate Sandy chromosome 32, ASM325472v2, whole genome shotgun sequence, the following are encoded in one genomic region:
- the SEPTIN11 gene encoding septin-11 isoform X7 yields the protein MKKLDSKVNIIPIIAKADTIAKNELHKFKSKIMSELVSNGVQIYQFPTDEETVAEINATMSVHLPFAVVGSTEEVKIGNKMAKARQYPWGVVQVENENHCDFVKLREMLIRVNMEDLREQTHTRHYELYRRCKLEEMGFKDTDPDSKPFSLQETYEAKRNEFLGELQKKEEEMRQMFVMRVKEKEAELKEAEKELHEKFDLLKRTHQEEKKKVEDKKKELEEEVNNFQKKKAAAQLLQSQAQQSGAQQTKKDKDKKNSPWLCTE from the exons ATGAAAAAGCTGGACAGCAAG GTGAACATCATTCCAATAATTGCAAAAGCTGACACTATTGCCAAAAATGAACTGCACAAATTCAAGAGTAAGATCATGAGTGAACTAGTCAGCAATGGAGTCCAGATATATCAGTTccctacagatgaagaaacagtgGCAGAGATTAACGCAACAATGAGC GTCCATCTCCCATTTGCTGTGGTCGGCAGCACCGAGGAGGTGAAGATTGGCAACAAGATGGCAAAGGCCCGGCAGTACCCCTGGGGTGTGGTGCAGG TTGAGAATGAAAACCATTGTGATTTTGTGAAACTTCGAGAGATGCTGATCCGTGTGAACATGGAAGACTTGCGAGAGCAGACTCACACCCGCCATTATGAACTGTATCGACGCTGTAAGCTCGAGGAGATGGGGTTCAAGGACACTGACCCTGACAGTAAGCCTTTCAG TCTTCAGGAGACCTATGAAgcgaaaagaaatgaattcctgGGAGAacttcagaagaaagaagaagaaatgaggcaAATGTTTGTGATgagagtgaaggagaaagaagctgaacttaaagaggcagagaaagag ctCCATGAGAAGTTTGACCTCCTGAAGCGGACAcaccaggaagaaaagaagaaagtggaagACAAGAAGAAGGAACTGGAGGAGGAGGTGAACAATTTCCAGAAGAAGAAAGCAGCAGCTCAGCTACTACAGTCCCAGGCACAGCAGTCTGGGGCCCAACAAACCAAGAAAGACAAGGATAAGAAAAA TAGTCCTTGGCTCTGCACGGAATAA